The Dyella caseinilytica genome has a window encoding:
- a CDS encoding helix-turn-helix domain-containing protein translates to MALLRIVPGPPLASIIEAIWDWDMPASEFRYERILPDPCTGLIINLLEDETRVYRDHDTRQCRRASGSVIGGPYRQSWIIDTAEQVRVIGVNFRPGGAHALIGLSAEDLAQRDINLEDMFGARAHQLRQRLLEAVTPAERLALMEQWLRRLSEQPSWDATILHAVATLARVPDVPSIGRLQRDSGYSAHRFGLLFRRHVGMTAKQYARLMRFRAVVDMAYPAQQLDWARIALDGGYCDQAHLSHEFRRFAGITPTEFAALRGPYLNHLTL, encoded by the coding sequence ATGGCCCTGCTGCGCATCGTTCCTGGTCCGCCACTGGCCTCCATCATCGAGGCCATCTGGGACTGGGACATGCCGGCAAGCGAATTTCGCTACGAGCGTATTCTGCCGGACCCGTGCACCGGCCTGATCATCAACCTGCTGGAAGATGAGACGCGCGTCTATCGCGATCACGATACGCGTCAATGCAGACGTGCCTCAGGGAGCGTGATCGGTGGTCCTTACCGGCAAAGCTGGATCATCGATACCGCCGAACAGGTGCGCGTAATCGGCGTGAATTTCCGCCCTGGTGGCGCGCATGCCCTGATCGGCCTGAGTGCGGAAGATCTCGCCCAGCGCGATATCAACCTTGAAGACATGTTCGGTGCACGCGCACACCAATTGCGGCAACGCCTGCTGGAAGCGGTGACGCCAGCGGAGCGGCTGGCGCTGATGGAACAATGGCTGCGGCGACTGTCAGAACAACCCTCCTGGGATGCAACCATCCTGCATGCCGTTGCCACGCTGGCCCGCGTGCCGGATGTACCTTCCATCGGACGCCTGCAACGTGACAGCGGTTATTCGGCACATCGTTTCGGGCTGCTGTTCCGCCGTCATGTCGGTATGACGGCCAAGCAATACGCGCGCCTGATGCGTTTCCGTGCGGTGGTCGACATGGCCTATCCGGCACAGCAACTGGATTGGGCACGCATTGCTCTGGACGGTGGCTATTGCGACCAGGCGCATCTCAGTCATGAATTTCGCCGTTTCGCGGGTATCACACCCACCGAATTCGCCGCACTGCGCGGGCCTTATCTCAACCATTTGACGCTCTAA
- a CDS encoding VOC family protein, whose protein sequence is MSNPVHGSTIIPGMRYRNAHAAIDWLCKAFGFEKHAVYEDDKGRVMHAQLIYGAGMIMLSDVSQDGFGQHMAQPDEVHGRETQCAYITATDCKAHYERAKAAGAVIIDDYAEKDYGGAGYSCRDPEGHLWSVGSYDPWHTP, encoded by the coding sequence ATGAGCAACCCTGTACACGGCAGCACCATCATCCCTGGCATGCGCTATCGCAACGCCCACGCCGCCATCGACTGGCTGTGCAAGGCCTTCGGCTTTGAAAAGCATGCCGTCTACGAAGATGACAAGGGCCGAGTCATGCATGCCCAGCTGATCTACGGTGCAGGCATGATCATGCTCAGCGATGTCAGCCAGGATGGTTTTGGCCAGCATATGGCGCAGCCTGATGAGGTCCATGGGCGTGAAACGCAATGCGCTTACATCACCGCGACCGACTGCAAGGCGCATTACGAGCGCGCCAAGGCGGCTGGCGCCGTGATCATCGACGATTATGCGGAGAAGGATTACGGCGGTGCCGGCTACAGCTGCCGCGATCCAGAAGGCCACCTCTGGTCGGTTGGCAGTTACGATCCGTGGCATACGCCATAA